From one Flavobacteriales bacterium genomic stretch:
- a CDS encoding T9SS type A sorting domain-containing protein, producing the protein MKKHFLSLGLMLLSGVSMAQYPTSGLVAYFPLDGNGNAAGPSTITPSVFSALGATDRNGEANKCLQFVSASDHKVNYSLDDNAALQLTGDFTIAFWSKSSPELVANAMLVSLADKAGFHHALVNGNVRLYGFLYTSGGGGFQYGGNLPNAQTTWRHYVLMREGGTYYMYVNNGFQGSASAGLDPISYSAGDVFSLGQNATANATGAQTATGKLDGYLDDLLVYDRALDETERGQVFAFNTCLAINSVPTVTAAGPACAGQEVEYTLFHPNATSYSFTPENDWTGVLNGNVLTMTVPADPMFNYQYLSFTVRAENVCSTGPDQQIALPVVTPPAPFSITAPATICVGGGAPVYVEATGETISWTTPNNWVQTSTYPNSNGGVFTAGESGDITFTKTNVCFARTETHEVTVFQEPPAAATLVSGSLVLCKDAPAEFYSFQYDATTTTRQIFYQSLSTWIATADTDSSVYIQATGAWNGPVSLSAIAYNACGQTQSVPVSLTSNQNSVMADIYFYQDGTDLFAFGNPTTHTFQWLLEGNAIPNATGLTYTPTVSGNYSLEATFIDFPCEPGVTPSQYIEVLSVGVNEAAASSLNIYPNPFANEFVIEAAATTQISVMNAMGEVVLSTTINGRTSIDASSFSAGIYFIREETSGAVMKLVKH; encoded by the coding sequence ATGAAAAAACATTTTCTATCATTAGGCCTGATGCTTCTTTCAGGAGTTTCCATGGCCCAGTATCCGACCAGTGGGTTGGTAGCCTATTTCCCGTTGGATGGCAACGGTAACGCGGCAGGCCCAAGTACCATCACTCCATCTGTGTTTTCTGCACTTGGAGCCACCGACCGTAATGGCGAGGCCAACAAGTGCCTTCAGTTCGTGTCTGCTAGCGATCACAAAGTGAATTATAGCCTGGACGACAACGCAGCGCTTCAGCTCACAGGCGATTTCACGATTGCTTTTTGGTCCAAATCATCGCCCGAACTGGTGGCTAATGCCATGCTGGTGTCTTTGGCAGATAAAGCAGGATTTCATCATGCTCTGGTTAACGGGAATGTGAGATTATACGGATTCCTCTATACCTCTGGTGGTGGAGGATTTCAGTATGGCGGCAACCTCCCGAATGCTCAGACAACTTGGCGTCATTACGTCCTTATGAGGGAAGGGGGGACTTATTACATGTACGTGAACAACGGCTTTCAGGGAAGTGCCTCTGCTGGTCTTGACCCCATCAGCTACAGCGCTGGCGATGTGTTTAGCCTTGGCCAGAACGCCACAGCGAATGCCACAGGTGCTCAAACTGCCACTGGCAAACTGGACGGATACCTTGACGACCTCCTGGTTTATGACCGCGCACTGGACGAAACTGAGCGTGGACAAGTGTTCGCGTTTAACACCTGTTTGGCTATCAATAGCGTACCTACCGTTACCGCAGCAGGCCCAGCTTGTGCCGGACAGGAAGTGGAATACACCCTTTTTCACCCGAATGCTACTTCCTACAGTTTCACGCCAGAGAACGATTGGACGGGCGTCTTGAACGGCAATGTGCTGACCATGACGGTGCCGGCCGATCCTATGTTCAACTATCAATACCTTTCATTCACCGTGCGCGCTGAGAATGTTTGTTCAACTGGTCCAGACCAACAGATTGCTTTGCCGGTTGTCACTCCTCCTGCTCCGTTCTCCATCACAGCACCCGCCACTATTTGTGTGGGTGGTGGCGCACCGGTTTATGTTGAAGCAACTGGAGAAACGATCTCTTGGACCACGCCTAACAACTGGGTGCAGACCAGCACCTATCCGAACAGCAATGGCGGTGTGTTCACGGCCGGAGAGTCGGGCGATATCACCTTTACCAAGACCAACGTGTGCTTCGCTCGGACGGAGACCCACGAGGTGACGGTGTTCCAAGAGCCACCTGCTGCGGCTACTTTGGTGAGCGGAAGCTTGGTTCTGTGCAAAGATGCGCCTGCCGAATTCTACAGTTTCCAGTATGATGCTACAACAACCACCCGACAGATCTTCTATCAATCGTTGAGTACATGGATTGCTACGGCCGACACGGATAGCAGTGTTTATATTCAGGCCACAGGTGCTTGGAATGGTCCGGTTAGCCTCAGTGCCATCGCTTACAATGCCTGCGGACAGACGCAAAGTGTACCGGTAAGTTTGACCTCCAATCAGAATTCGGTCATGGCAGATATTTATTTTTATCAGGATGGCACTGATCTTTTTGCTTTTGGCAATCCGACCACGCATACGTTCCAATGGTTGTTGGAAGGCAACGCGATACCGAATGCCACTGGCTTGACCTACACCCCTACGGTAAGTGGCAACTATTCTTTGGAAGCTACATTCATCGATTTCCCATGCGAGCCGGGTGTAACTCCGAGCCAATACATAGAGGTGCTATCGGTTGGAGTGAACGAAGCAGCTGCAAGTTCTTTGAACATCTACCCGAACCCATTCGCCAATGAGTTTGTGATTGAGGCCGCTGCCACTACACAGATCAGTGTGATGAATGCCATGGGAGAAGTGGTTCTATCAACAACCATCAACGGACGAACCAGCATCGATGCCAGTTCATTCTCAGCAGGAATCTACTTTATACGTGAAGAAACTTCGGGAGCCGTGATGAAGCTCGTGAAGCACTGA
- a CDS encoding carboxypeptidase-like regulatory domain-containing protein, whose translation MPIRQFPRTNYQRIAALQTIKDKIDNPLITSHPFKAATVQQLMDFYPEYVNLLHDLRVAKGEQTGTTSEVKQLRKMARIWVRQGYSSIIKAVVRGTFNRSVLNYYGLPLSTKGAPKMTSESDILSAAVALHEGETNRVAAGGEPIAFPSVAEIMVHANAFKAVNLDQGTRKDFFGDVQKAIAVANVEADRLILKLWNEIETDFNTGEAPKMRRKAREWGVVYVSGRRETPTAETSSVMGFITDEHTGKPLRRVRVRVNGVYDRIKSNANGRYSLPLLQAGEHVVLFQHKSYAPLAQTITVIAGEMAVLNIQLAEKEAAAGK comes from the coding sequence ATGCCTATCCGACAATTTCCGCGCACCAACTATCAGCGAATAGCTGCCTTGCAAACCATAAAAGATAAGATTGACAATCCGCTTATTACTTCACACCCTTTCAAAGCAGCTACTGTTCAGCAATTGATGGATTTCTACCCTGAGTATGTAAACTTATTACATGATCTGAGGGTAGCTAAAGGCGAACAGACGGGCACCACATCAGAAGTAAAACAGTTGCGGAAGATGGCTCGTATTTGGGTACGTCAAGGATACAGCTCCATCATAAAGGCCGTTGTACGTGGCACCTTCAACCGGTCTGTTCTCAATTACTATGGCCTGCCGCTAAGCACAAAGGGAGCCCCAAAAATGACTTCGGAATCCGATATACTGTCTGCAGCAGTTGCATTGCATGAAGGAGAAACAAACCGAGTGGCAGCAGGAGGCGAGCCGATCGCCTTTCCTTCGGTGGCCGAAATAATGGTGCATGCCAACGCCTTTAAAGCCGTTAACCTAGACCAAGGAACACGTAAAGATTTCTTTGGCGATGTGCAAAAAGCCATTGCCGTAGCAAATGTGGAAGCAGACAGGCTGATACTGAAGCTATGGAACGAGATTGAAACCGACTTTAACACAGGTGAAGCCCCTAAAATGAGACGCAAAGCCCGCGAATGGGGCGTGGTGTACGTTTCGGGGCGCAGGGAGACACCAACGGCAGAGACCAGCTCGGTCATGGGTTTCATTACGGATGAACACACAGGCAAGCCGCTGCGCAGGGTGCGTGTGCGGGTGAATGGTGTATATGACCGCATCAAAAGCAATGCGAATGGGCGCTACTCGTTGCCGCTGTTACAAGCAGGAGAGCATGTGGTACTATTTCAACATAAGAGTTATGCGCCTTTAGCGCAGACCATAACGGTAATAGCAGGAGAAATGGCCGTGCTGAACATCCAACTGGCCGAAAAAGAGGCCGCAGCGGGCAAATAA
- a CDS encoding histidine kinase, which produces MRLHPLWLSCFCLLLFAMREARAQQPMVQHWSQASGIPSNIVFDAVQDHRGYIWFGNEKGLSRFDGKDAITYTHPKMNGTAVSNVLEDGSGRIWCQNFIGQLFYVLNDSMYFEQQIASNSNYAPMLLDAKGQLITALGNKIQIYDQKERKLLMTLEVDEEVNTLHQQQNKLWAMTSGKLYLFQDGEPKQTLEFTGLLDLGANLLASMGDKVYAFPKTGNSGLVFELGENSKAISALPPDQVVQSVRVFGDTMIWVGTTGGLYLFDRHLKPYSWFPQPLLQGRSVSSTMIDANGAYWVTTIDNGIYRIPDLRSVYWEKQDAQFTVFNHQLEGSKVLVGTESGDVLEVLNGGLSRFVSAKAKHRVNVVFHDESKELTVVAADRVYVSQNGVELSTMTAAGKDILKTDDSGPIVMAGTSTVNLLDPQNPKAEMKQIGMGAAAFRSTAAAYNASTGKAQVATSLGIWEFDPKTDSVAVPLYGDVLANRLVWVGDTLIASTLQEGILMLRDGKVIGNLEQPQGPFSRMELVGNVLYVRKERTIHAIDPRTWKHRSVNTSFLNNGDVITDFTIRNGQLFLAVGNRIIRSELNFETNPRVVPLVELTEFRSNDRPIAVIGPISLHHEQNSIQLHYAVPWFGDLSALAVQYRVNDGLWQTNDPMSRMVNLPFLSPGDYRLELRTLLSDGRVSESTSLEMRIRPPLYKRWWFQLLGILFLAAAFYALYRYRVRLMSRQNLLLQQKLKLEQDLERSMLASIRSQMNPHFIFNALNTIQSYIYMNDRTNAVNYLGKFAQLTRKVLDLSTNELVTLREELDALNLYLELEKMRFEESLEVEVNVDSAIDIDLIKIPPMLIQPYVENALKHGLLHRKEHRKLSCSFRVDSASLVVTITDNGVGRKRSEELNAKAARHRPFSTEATQKRLELMNRALPNGFTVEYIDRQAEDGQSEGTTVVLRMPIAVQSLTSN; this is translated from the coding sequence ATGCGCCTCCATCCTCTTTGGCTTAGCTGTTTCTGCCTGCTGCTTTTCGCCATGCGAGAGGCAAGGGCGCAGCAACCCATGGTGCAGCATTGGTCGCAGGCTTCGGGCATTCCTTCCAATATTGTTTTTGATGCCGTTCAGGATCATCGGGGCTACATCTGGTTCGGCAACGAAAAGGGCCTGAGCCGATTTGACGGCAAGGACGCCATCACCTACACCCATCCGAAGATGAACGGCACGGCTGTGAGCAACGTTTTAGAAGATGGATCGGGCCGCATCTGGTGCCAGAATTTCATTGGGCAATTGTTCTATGTGCTCAACGATTCGATGTACTTCGAACAGCAGATCGCCAGCAATAGCAACTATGCTCCCATGCTGCTCGATGCCAAGGGGCAACTTATCACCGCCCTCGGAAACAAGATCCAGATCTACGATCAGAAAGAGCGGAAACTGCTCATGACATTGGAAGTGGACGAGGAGGTGAATACGCTCCATCAGCAGCAGAACAAGCTTTGGGCAATGACCTCCGGCAAACTCTACCTATTTCAGGATGGAGAACCTAAGCAAACGCTCGAATTTACGGGTCTTCTCGACTTGGGTGCAAATCTCTTGGCTAGCATGGGAGATAAGGTCTATGCTTTTCCCAAAACGGGCAATTCGGGATTGGTCTTTGAGTTGGGCGAAAACAGCAAAGCTATTTCGGCTCTTCCGCCCGATCAGGTCGTTCAATCGGTGCGGGTCTTTGGCGATACCATGATTTGGGTGGGCACCACAGGCGGGCTCTACCTCTTCGACCGCCATTTAAAGCCCTACAGCTGGTTTCCACAGCCCTTGTTGCAAGGCCGAAGCGTGTCTTCCACGATGATCGATGCCAACGGGGCTTATTGGGTTACCACCATCGACAATGGGATTTATCGCATACCAGATCTGCGCAGCGTTTACTGGGAAAAGCAGGACGCACAATTCACGGTTTTCAATCATCAACTCGAAGGTTCAAAGGTCTTGGTAGGTACCGAGTCGGGAGATGTGCTCGAAGTGTTGAATGGCGGCCTCAGCCGTTTCGTTTCGGCCAAGGCAAAGCATCGGGTCAATGTGGTCTTTCATGATGAATCAAAGGAATTGACCGTGGTGGCAGCCGATCGGGTCTATGTTTCGCAGAATGGGGTCGAGCTGAGTACCATGACAGCCGCTGGCAAGGACATTCTTAAAACGGATGACAGCGGTCCGATTGTGATGGCGGGAACAAGTACCGTCAATTTGCTTGACCCACAGAATCCCAAGGCCGAAATGAAGCAAATCGGAATGGGTGCTGCCGCTTTTCGTTCCACTGCCGCTGCTTACAACGCCAGCACAGGAAAGGCACAGGTTGCCACCAGTTTGGGCATCTGGGAATTCGACCCAAAGACTGATTCCGTTGCAGTTCCACTTTACGGGGATGTGCTTGCCAATCGCCTTGTTTGGGTGGGCGACACCTTGATCGCCTCCACGTTGCAAGAAGGAATTCTCATGCTTCGCGATGGCAAGGTAATCGGAAATCTGGAACAGCCACAAGGCCCCTTCAGCCGAATGGAATTGGTGGGGAACGTGCTTTATGTACGAAAGGAAAGGACCATTCACGCCATCGATCCGCGCACTTGGAAGCACCGAAGCGTGAACACCTCATTCCTCAACAATGGAGATGTGATCACCGACTTTACGATAAGGAATGGTCAACTCTTTCTTGCTGTTGGAAACCGGATTATCCGGTCTGAGCTGAATTTTGAGACGAACCCACGTGTTGTCCCACTGGTTGAGCTCACAGAGTTCCGAAGCAACGACCGACCTATCGCGGTGATTGGCCCCATCTCGCTTCATCACGAACAGAACAGCATTCAGTTGCACTATGCCGTGCCGTGGTTTGGCGATCTGAGCGCGCTGGCCGTTCAGTATCGGGTAAACGATGGCCTGTGGCAGACCAACGACCCCATGTCGCGAATGGTCAATCTGCCTTTTCTCTCGCCTGGCGATTACCGATTGGAATTACGAACGCTCTTGAGTGATGGTCGTGTTTCAGAAAGCACTTCGCTTGAAATGCGCATTCGCCCACCGCTTTACAAACGTTGGTGGTTTCAGTTGCTGGGCATTCTTTTCCTCGCAGCAGCTTTCTATGCTTTGTATCGCTATCGCGTAAGGTTGATGAGCCGACAGAATCTCTTGCTTCAGCAGAAATTGAAGCTAGAACAAGACCTAGAACGCTCCATGCTGGCTTCCATCCGTTCGCAGATGAACCCGCATTTCATCTTCAATGCGCTCAATACCATTCAGAGTTACATCTACATGAACGACCGAACCAACGCGGTCAACTACCTCGGAAAATTCGCACAGCTAACGCGAAAGGTCCTCGATCTGAGTACCAACGAATTGGTTACGCTGCGCGAAGAATTGGATGCGCTCAATCTGTATCTTGAGTTGGAAAAGATGCGATTTGAAGAAAGTTTGGAAGTAGAAGTGAACGTTGATTCTGCCATCGATATCGACCTCATCAAGATTCCGCCCATGCTTATTCAGCCTTATGTCGAGAATGCGCTGAAACACGGTCTGCTTCATCGCAAAGAACATCGGAAACTGAGTTGTTCGTTTCGGGTAGATAGCGCGTCACTCGTGGTCACCATCACCGACAATGGCGTTGGGCGAAAGCGGTCTGAAGAATTAAATGCCAAAGCCGCGCGCCACAGGCCGTTTTCAACCGAGGCCACGCAGAAACGATTGGAGCTGATGAACCGAGCATTGCCCAATGGGTTTACGGTCGAATACATCGATAGGCAAGCGGAAGACGGACAATCCGAAGGCACAACAGTAGTACTTAGAATGCCTATCGCAGTGCAATCATTAACAAGCAATTAG
- a CDS encoding M4 family metallopeptidase, whose product MKITFLSLLVGLSFALPQAYAQDYRGADADKIISGASLVRVEQKSATPAFVQLKEAHQFPASKFPAWAKKAFDLNENLGFVKLRDELDNLGMQHSRYQLTNNGIPVFGAFVHTHGSNDKVSSINGKLPTQIGSMQASLTEANALESAKQHVGAASYKWELPSEEDHLKWESGDPTATYFPKGELVYINPRFDFTQPADFRLAYKFDIYAHKPLYRAEVFVDALTGEVLFENHRIHVADVAGTAQTGYVGTKTIIADSFNGGFRLREVGRGGGVRTFDMNTGTSYGNSVDFTDANNVWNNANANLDQYATDAHWGAEMTYDYFLNEHGRNSIDDANMQINSYVHYDVGYFNAFWDGTRMTYGDGDGQPLTALDICGHEMAHGVTENSAGLVYQDESGALNESFSDVFGASVEWIQNPSSGDWLMGEDVGTLRSMSNPPAYGDPDTYNGNNWATGTADNGGVHTNSGVQNKWYYILVEGETGTNDLGDSYNVTGIGLADAQAIAYRSLTVYLGPTSEYADARFYSIQSAIDLFGGCSPQVIATANAWYAVGVGDPFDATVVSDFAASITSNCEAPITIDFSNFSANGAAFTWDFGDGGTSSLASPSHTYTNNGVYTVSLFVDGGNCGTDNLVRTNYISIDPNNPCVALMPDNGGQTLTWCTGTLYDAGGPNENYQDNSDVTTTISPTGATSVTLNFSSFGYEAGYDYLFIYDGPNTNSPLIGQYDGFGLPNGGTVTSTGGSITLRQTSDVYVTELGFVLTWECVQPNAPPSPSFSGSPIISCNGEVSFADQSINGATSWLWDFGDGNTSTDQNPTHTYQSEGTYTVSLTATNGFGSNVVSQNNYILVDRPTGPTAAGGFSCSAGPVALSASGNGTLQWYDQASGGSVMATGTSFNTPTINTSTTYYVENVVLPSTYQLGPANNSFGTGGNFTGDQHLLFDALDAFTLKTVKVYAQGAGNRTIQLRNSAGVVLQSATVNIPNGEQVVTLNFSVQPGTNYQLGTTTNPNLYRNNAGPSYPYTLAGLVSITNSSAGVDYYYHFYDWVIETPGCISERTAVLAAIAEAPSVQNAARCGSGSVSLSATGSGNLNWFDAASGGNQVNTGPTFATPSISTTTSYYVESEITPAPLNGGAPNNNFGTGGNFNNIQSQLFDCYEQVTLVSVRVYSQGAGNRTIELRNSGGTVIQSATVNIPNGESVVPLNFTLPIGTDLQLGTSAGPNLYRNNTGASYPYDIPGVVSITSSTAGVDYYYFFYDWLIQQDGCATNRTQVTATVSPIPTISVSGNTSVCEGQSVQITTSATDADSYSWSNGQITSNITVSPTSQETYSVTASNACGNATDQLTIDVNPLPTISASADQELCAGESVQITSSGTGTIDWQPTGETTSNITVSPAQTTTYTVTASNNCGSVSEDVAVVVNSLPAQPEISANGSDLESTSGTSYQWYLDGSPISGAVDAVFTPSTSGDYSVEVFDANGCSSISQPYNWLTVGIREQELGLEIYPIPFSSVLNIRSSELIKQLTVTDVSGRIVHSSSPNNSALIINGDNWADGIYTITIGYADDVIQTRIVKLE is encoded by the coding sequence ATGAAGATCACCTTTCTGTCCCTACTCGTGGGACTTTCTTTTGCGCTACCACAGGCCTATGCTCAGGATTACCGAGGTGCTGATGCCGACAAGATCATCAGCGGAGCCAGCCTTGTTCGGGTTGAGCAGAAATCGGCCACACCCGCGTTCGTTCAGCTCAAAGAGGCCCATCAATTCCCTGCTTCCAAGTTCCCTGCATGGGCCAAAAAAGCATTCGACCTGAACGAAAACCTTGGCTTTGTCAAGCTGCGCGATGAGTTGGACAACTTGGGCATGCAGCACAGCCGTTACCAGCTCACCAACAACGGGATTCCTGTTTTCGGAGCCTTCGTTCATACCCATGGCAGTAACGACAAGGTTTCGTCCATCAACGGAAAGCTGCCAACGCAGATCGGCAGCATGCAAGCTTCATTAACAGAGGCAAATGCCTTGGAAAGCGCCAAGCAACACGTTGGTGCAGCGTCTTATAAATGGGAACTTCCGAGTGAGGAAGATCACCTGAAATGGGAATCAGGAGATCCAACGGCCACTTATTTCCCGAAGGGAGAATTGGTGTACATCAACCCACGTTTCGACTTCACACAACCAGCCGATTTCCGACTTGCCTACAAGTTCGACATCTACGCACACAAGCCATTGTATCGTGCCGAAGTCTTTGTGGATGCTCTAACGGGTGAAGTGCTTTTTGAGAACCACCGCATTCATGTGGCCGATGTGGCCGGAACAGCCCAAACGGGATATGTTGGCACAAAAACCATCATTGCAGATAGTTTCAATGGAGGTTTCAGGCTTCGCGAGGTTGGCCGAGGAGGCGGTGTGCGCACCTTTGACATGAACACGGGAACGAGTTATGGTAACTCGGTCGATTTTACAGACGCGAACAACGTTTGGAATAACGCAAACGCCAACCTGGACCAGTACGCCACTGATGCACATTGGGGTGCCGAAATGACCTACGATTATTTCTTGAACGAGCACGGCCGCAACAGCATTGACGATGCCAACATGCAGATCAATAGCTACGTGCATTACGATGTGGGTTATTTCAATGCCTTTTGGGACGGCACCCGCATGACCTACGGAGATGGGGATGGCCAACCACTTACCGCTTTGGATATCTGCGGCCACGAGATGGCGCATGGTGTGACCGAGAATTCTGCCGGACTGGTCTATCAGGACGAATCGGGTGCGTTGAACGAATCGTTCTCTGATGTTTTCGGTGCTTCGGTAGAGTGGATCCAGAATCCATCATCGGGAGATTGGCTGATGGGCGAAGATGTGGGAACGCTCCGCTCGATGAGCAATCCGCCTGCCTATGGCGATCCAGACACGTACAACGGAAACAATTGGGCCACAGGCACGGCAGACAATGGAGGCGTACACACCAACAGTGGCGTGCAAAACAAATGGTATTACATCCTTGTGGAAGGAGAAACAGGCACGAATGACCTTGGCGATTCCTACAACGTTACAGGCATTGGTCTGGCCGATGCACAGGCAATTGCCTACCGCAGTCTTACCGTTTACCTCGGCCCTACTTCCGAATATGCCGATGCGCGCTTCTACTCCATCCAATCGGCCATCGATCTATTTGGCGGATGTTCGCCACAGGTAATTGCCACCGCCAACGCATGGTATGCTGTTGGTGTCGGAGACCCGTTCGATGCTACGGTGGTCAGCGATTTTGCGGCTTCCATCACTTCCAATTGTGAAGCTCCGATCACCATCGATTTCAGCAATTTCAGTGCAAACGGAGCAGCCTTCACGTGGGATTTTGGAGATGGAGGCACCAGTTCGTTGGCCAGTCCTTCGCACACCTACACCAACAACGGAGTTTACACGGTTTCGCTTTTTGTGGATGGCGGAAACTGCGGAACGGACAACCTCGTTCGCACGAATTATATCAGCATCGACCCGAATAACCCATGTGTGGCCTTGATGCCCGATAATGGCGGGCAAACCCTCACTTGGTGCACCGGTACGCTTTACGATGCTGGCGGCCCCAACGAAAACTATCAGGACAACAGTGACGTGACCACAACGATATCGCCAACAGGCGCCACGTCTGTTACACTCAACTTCAGTTCGTTCGGTTACGAAGCTGGCTATGATTACCTCTTCATCTACGATGGACCGAATACCAACAGTCCGCTGATCGGACAATATGATGGTTTTGGTTTGCCAAATGGCGGGACGGTCACGTCTACAGGTGGCTCCATCACCTTAAGGCAAACCTCAGATGTGTATGTAACCGAACTTGGGTTTGTCCTTACATGGGAATGTGTGCAGCCCAATGCACCGCCATCGCCAAGTTTCAGCGGCTCACCGATCATCAGTTGCAATGGCGAAGTTTCGTTTGCCGATCAATCGATAAATGGTGCTACATCTTGGTTATGGGATTTTGGTGATGGGAACACCTCGACAGACCAAAACCCGACTCACACGTATCAAAGCGAAGGAACATACACCGTTTCGCTCACAGCCACCAATGGCTTTGGCAGCAATGTGGTGTCTCAGAACAACTACATCTTGGTTGATCGTCCGACAGGCCCAACTGCCGCAGGCGGATTCAGCTGCAGTGCTGGCCCTGTAGCGCTTTCGGCAAGCGGAAACGGAACGCTTCAATGGTACGATCAGGCTTCGGGCGGTTCAGTTATGGCAACAGGAACAAGCTTCAACACGCCCACCATCAACACAAGCACCACATATTATGTAGAGAATGTCGTGCTTCCTTCTACGTATCAGCTTGGCCCGGCCAATAACAGCTTTGGCACTGGAGGCAACTTTACGGGCGATCAGCACTTGCTTTTCGATGCCTTGGACGCGTTCACGCTGAAAACCGTGAAGGTTTACGCGCAAGGAGCCGGCAACAGAACCATCCAACTGCGCAACAGTGCAGGAGTCGTTTTGCAGTCTGCAACGGTCAACATCCCGAACGGAGAACAAGTGGTAACCTTGAACTTTTCGGTTCAACCCGGCACAAATTATCAGTTGGGAACAACCACCAACCCAAACCTTTACCGCAATAATGCTGGGCCGAGTTATCCATACACGTTGGCTGGGCTGGTTTCCATTACCAACAGTAGTGCTGGTGTTGATTACTACTACCATTTTTACGATTGGGTGATAGAAACCCCAGGATGCATTTCGGAAAGAACGGCTGTGTTGGCAGCGATTGCCGAAGCTCCCAGCGTACAGAATGCTGCGCGATGCGGATCGGGTTCGGTATCGCTTTCAGCAACGGGTTCAGGAAACCTGAATTGGTTCGATGCTGCTTCGGGCGGAAATCAAGTGAACACGGGGCCAACGTTCGCCACGCCATCCATCAGCACAACCACTTCCTATTATGTGGAAAGCGAGATAACGCCAGCGCCACTGAACGGTGGTGCTCCCAACAACAACTTCGGAACGGGTGGCAACTTCAATAATATCCAATCGCAACTCTTCGATTGCTACGAGCAGGTGACGCTTGTTTCGGTGCGCGTGTATTCGCAGGGTGCAGGAAACAGAACCATCGAATTGCGCAACAGTGGCGGAACGGTCATTCAAAGCGCCACAGTCAATATTCCAAATGGAGAAAGTGTGGTTCCATTGAATTTTACGCTCCCTATTGGAACCGATCTTCAATTGGGAACCTCCGCAGGACCAAATCTTTATCGCAACAACACTGGTGCAAGCTATCCGTACGATATTCCGGGAGTGGTTTCCATCACATCTAGCACGGCTGGTGTCGATTACTACTATTTCTTCTACGATTGGTTGATTCAGCAAGATGGTTGTGCCACCAACCGAACGCAAGTAACTGCCACGGTTTCTCCAATACCAACCATTAGCGTTTCTGGCAATACGTCTGTTTGCGAAGGGCAATCTGTGCAGATCACCACTTCAGCCACCGATGCGGACTCGTATTCGTGGTCGAACGGGCAAATAACCTCCAACATTACCGTTAGTCCAACCAGTCAGGAAACCTATTCAGTTACGGCATCAAATGCCTGCGGAAATGCTACCGATCAACTAACGATCGATGTGAATCCACTCCCGACCATTTCGGCTTCTGCCGATCAAGAGCTTTGCGCTGGAGAATCGGTTCAGATCACATCATCTGGAACAGGTACGATCGATTGGCAGCCAACAGGCGAAACCACAAGCAACATCACCGTTTCGCCTGCTCAAACCACTACCTACACCGTTACTGCCTCCAACAATTGTGGTTCTGTTTCGGAAGATGTTGCCGTGGTGGTCAATTCGTTACCTGCGCAACCTGAGATATCGGCAAATGGTTCCGATCTTGAATCGACTTCGGGAACCAGCTATCAGTGGTACTTGGATGGAAGTCCGATCAGCGGTGCAGTCGATGCTGTATTCACGCCAAGCACGTCTGGAGATTACTCAGTTGAGGTCTTCGATGCGAATGGCTGTTCTTCCATTTCTCAACCTTACAATTGGTTGACGGTTGGCATCAGAGAACAGGAATTGGGCTTGGAAATATATCCTATACCGTTCTCATCCGTACTGAACATCCGCAGCAGTGAATTGATAAAACAACTCACCGTGACAGATGTAAGTGGTCGGATTGTCCACAGCAGTTCGCCTAATAATTCAGCACTGATCATCAATGGCGATAACTGGGCAGATGGCATTTACACGATTACCATCGGCTATGCTGATGATGTGATTCAGACCAGGATAGTTAAATTGGAATAG